A window of Opitutus sp. ER46 contains these coding sequences:
- the rpsN gene encoding 30S ribosomal protein S14 → MPKTSAIERNKKRIKLAAKFAAKRAELKATLANPETTDTDFYAAQKKLQKLPRNSSPVRIRNRCSMSGRPRAYNRKFGVSRIQFRELALAGKIPGVVKSSW, encoded by the coding sequence ATGCCCAAGACCTCTGCCATCGAGCGCAACAAGAAGCGCATCAAGCTCGCCGCGAAATTTGCCGCCAAGCGAGCCGAGTTGAAGGCGACCCTCGCCAACCCCGAGACGACCGACACTGACTTCTACGCCGCGCAGAAGAAGCTGCAGAAGCTGCCGCGCAACTCGTCGCCGGTGCGCATCCGCAACCGCTGCTCGATGAGCGGCCGTCCGCGCGCCTACAACCGCAAGTTCGGCGTCTCTCGTATCCAGTTCCGCGAACTCGCGCTCGCCGGCAAGATCCCCGGCGTCGTCAAGTCCTCCTGGTAA